Proteins encoded in a region of the Micropterus dolomieu isolate WLL.071019.BEF.003 ecotype Adirondacks linkage group LG09, ASM2129224v1, whole genome shotgun sequence genome:
- the LOC123976259 gene encoding zinc finger and BTB domain-containing protein 12-like isoform X1: protein MEMLCFRLPGHGDTTLNHMNSLRSRQHFCDITIVASNNQTFKGHKVVLAACSPFLRDQFLLNPSPKLQVSMLYSSTVVCDLLQSCYTGVLQFNPEEIVNYLTAASYLQMEHIVERCRGALKKYVQLKNPSSVKKTSEEGQTRPVIVTGSIHSFPSSSPPTDRTSPVHLNSPVVRSVEENNGDMSAQGSSQQLDDSPLVDQPCIKVNTSDEEEEVRQEDYDVFRVYVSEEEQMNREREEKRRAPPDGPQDACYPETEGVMIGGEGGEYDLNPAEEDLSTGGLSVDGLRAFRRRLSDPKIGRGRGRGRGRGFKRRRWVSAQDKRPPGLDLHQDLWYLATAGMGGSFGLDYTQEGLKTGSYVSVELPGLDFSMGDAQGEKVSPMDASSLTQYAPEESNCSAREGSSGLTAVGTNEGGDESVAVVGSTSSVAGPVICEHCGVTFPSAHSLAIHSRSTHLLYACPCCGKHFHHSANLTRHMAVHRGAGKTHQCPLCYKTFTQKSTLIDHMNLHSGERPHRCAYCHARFAHKPALRRHLKEQHGKTTGQNSLHEQEERERARGVAGNIREEEQECLVTERVS, encoded by the exons ATGGAAATGCTGTGTTTCCGGTTACCGGGCCACGGGGACACGACCCTGAACCACATGAATTCACTGAGGTCTCGTCAGCACTTCTGTGACATCACCATTGTGGCCAGCAACAACCAGACATTCAAGGGACATAAGGTGGTGCTGGCTGCCTGCTCGCCCTTCTTACGGGACCAGTTCCTCCTCAACCCGTCCCCGAAGCTTCAG GTGTCGATGCTGTACAGCTCCACAGTGGTGTGTGATCTCCTTCAGTCTTGTTACACTGGCGTCCTGCAGTTTAACCCAGAGGAGATTGTCAACTACTTGACCGCTGCCAGCTACCTACAGATGGAGCATATTGTGGAGCGCTGCCGAGGAGCCCTGAAGAAGTATGTGCAGCTGAAGAACCCTAGTTCCGTGAAG AAGACTTCAGAGGAGGGCCAAACTCGACCGGTGATAGTCACTGGAAGCATTCATTCTTTTCCATCCTCATCTCCTCCCACGGACAGAACCTCCCCTGTGCACCTAAACAGTCCTGTAGTACGCTCAGTGGAGGAAAACAACGGCGATATGTCTGCACAGGGCAGCAGTCAACAGCTCGATGACAGTCCCTTGGTGGATCAGCCATGTATCAAG GTTAATACAtcagatgaggaggaagaggtcaGACAGGAGGACTATGATGTCTTCAGAGTGTACGTCTCCGAAGAAGAGCAGATGaacagggagagggaggagaagagaagagctcCCCCTGACGGACCTCAAGATGCGTGTTACCCAGAGACAGAAGGTGTCATGATTGGAGGGGAAGGTGGCGAATATGACTTGAATCCGGCAGAAGAAGATCTCAGCACTGGGGGACTTTCAGTAGATGGGCTCCGCGCTTTCAGGCGCAGGCTGTCTGACCCTAAAATTGGCCGGGGCCGAGGGAGAGGCAGGGGGCGGGGTTTTAAGAGGAGAAGGTGGGTGTCGGCACAGGACAAAAGGCCTCCAGGCCTGGATCTCCACCAGGATTTGTGGTATCTTGCAACTGCAGGGATGGGAGGGAGTTTCGGGCTAGATTACACCCAAGAAGGGCTTAAGACAGGAAGCTATGTCTCAGTTGAGCTCCCAGGGTTAGACTTCAGCATGGGCGATGCTCAGGGAGAAAAGGTCTCACCAATGGATGCCAGTAGTTTGACCCAGTATGCCCCAGAGGAGTCTAATTGTTCTGCTCGTGAGGGGAGTTCAGGTTTGACAGCTGTTGGAACAAATGAGGGAGGGGACGAGTCTGTGGCAGTGGTGGGATCCACTTCAAGTGTAGCTGGGCCTGTAATCTGCGAGCACTGCGGCGTGACGTTCCCCTCAGCCCACTCCCTAGCCATCCACTCCCGCTCCACTCACTTGCTGTATGCCTGCCCCTGCTGTGGCAAACACTTTCACCACTCCGCCAACCTCACCAGACACATGGCCGTGCACCGAGGCGCTGGCAAAACCCACCAGTGCCCCCTGTGTTACAAGACTTTCACCCAGAAATCCACACTGATAGACCACATGAACCTCCACAGTGGCGAGCGGCCACACCGCTGCGCATACTGCCACGCCCGTTTTGCCCACAAGCCTGCCTTACGACGGCACCTGAAGGAACAACACGGGAAAACCACGGGTCAGAACTCCCTAcatgagcaggaggagagggagagagcgagaggagtCGCTGGAAATATACGAGAGGAAGAGCAAGAATGCCTGGTTACTGAACGAGTGTCATAG
- the LOC123976259 gene encoding zinc finger and BTB domain-containing protein 12-like isoform X2, with protein sequence MEMLCFRLPGHGDTTLNHMNSLRSRQHFCDITIVASNNQTFKGHKVVLAACSPFLRDQFLLNPSPKLQVSMLYSSTVVCDLLQSCYTGVLQFNPEEIVNYLTAASYLQMEHIVERCRGALKKYVQLKNPSSVKTSEEGQTRPVIVTGSIHSFPSSSPPTDRTSPVHLNSPVVRSVEENNGDMSAQGSSQQLDDSPLVDQPCIKVNTSDEEEEVRQEDYDVFRVYVSEEEQMNREREEKRRAPPDGPQDACYPETEGVMIGGEGGEYDLNPAEEDLSTGGLSVDGLRAFRRRLSDPKIGRGRGRGRGRGFKRRRWVSAQDKRPPGLDLHQDLWYLATAGMGGSFGLDYTQEGLKTGSYVSVELPGLDFSMGDAQGEKVSPMDASSLTQYAPEESNCSAREGSSGLTAVGTNEGGDESVAVVGSTSSVAGPVICEHCGVTFPSAHSLAIHSRSTHLLYACPCCGKHFHHSANLTRHMAVHRGAGKTHQCPLCYKTFTQKSTLIDHMNLHSGERPHRCAYCHARFAHKPALRRHLKEQHGKTTGQNSLHEQEERERARGVAGNIREEEQECLVTERVS encoded by the exons ATGGAAATGCTGTGTTTCCGGTTACCGGGCCACGGGGACACGACCCTGAACCACATGAATTCACTGAGGTCTCGTCAGCACTTCTGTGACATCACCATTGTGGCCAGCAACAACCAGACATTCAAGGGACATAAGGTGGTGCTGGCTGCCTGCTCGCCCTTCTTACGGGACCAGTTCCTCCTCAACCCGTCCCCGAAGCTTCAG GTGTCGATGCTGTACAGCTCCACAGTGGTGTGTGATCTCCTTCAGTCTTGTTACACTGGCGTCCTGCAGTTTAACCCAGAGGAGATTGTCAACTACTTGACCGCTGCCAGCTACCTACAGATGGAGCATATTGTGGAGCGCTGCCGAGGAGCCCTGAAGAAGTATGTGCAGCTGAAGAACCCTAGTTCCGTGAAG ACTTCAGAGGAGGGCCAAACTCGACCGGTGATAGTCACTGGAAGCATTCATTCTTTTCCATCCTCATCTCCTCCCACGGACAGAACCTCCCCTGTGCACCTAAACAGTCCTGTAGTACGCTCAGTGGAGGAAAACAACGGCGATATGTCTGCACAGGGCAGCAGTCAACAGCTCGATGACAGTCCCTTGGTGGATCAGCCATGTATCAAG GTTAATACAtcagatgaggaggaagaggtcaGACAGGAGGACTATGATGTCTTCAGAGTGTACGTCTCCGAAGAAGAGCAGATGaacagggagagggaggagaagagaagagctcCCCCTGACGGACCTCAAGATGCGTGTTACCCAGAGACAGAAGGTGTCATGATTGGAGGGGAAGGTGGCGAATATGACTTGAATCCGGCAGAAGAAGATCTCAGCACTGGGGGACTTTCAGTAGATGGGCTCCGCGCTTTCAGGCGCAGGCTGTCTGACCCTAAAATTGGCCGGGGCCGAGGGAGAGGCAGGGGGCGGGGTTTTAAGAGGAGAAGGTGGGTGTCGGCACAGGACAAAAGGCCTCCAGGCCTGGATCTCCACCAGGATTTGTGGTATCTTGCAACTGCAGGGATGGGAGGGAGTTTCGGGCTAGATTACACCCAAGAAGGGCTTAAGACAGGAAGCTATGTCTCAGTTGAGCTCCCAGGGTTAGACTTCAGCATGGGCGATGCTCAGGGAGAAAAGGTCTCACCAATGGATGCCAGTAGTTTGACCCAGTATGCCCCAGAGGAGTCTAATTGTTCTGCTCGTGAGGGGAGTTCAGGTTTGACAGCTGTTGGAACAAATGAGGGAGGGGACGAGTCTGTGGCAGTGGTGGGATCCACTTCAAGTGTAGCTGGGCCTGTAATCTGCGAGCACTGCGGCGTGACGTTCCCCTCAGCCCACTCCCTAGCCATCCACTCCCGCTCCACTCACTTGCTGTATGCCTGCCCCTGCTGTGGCAAACACTTTCACCACTCCGCCAACCTCACCAGACACATGGCCGTGCACCGAGGCGCTGGCAAAACCCACCAGTGCCCCCTGTGTTACAAGACTTTCACCCAGAAATCCACACTGATAGACCACATGAACCTCCACAGTGGCGAGCGGCCACACCGCTGCGCATACTGCCACGCCCGTTTTGCCCACAAGCCTGCCTTACGACGGCACCTGAAGGAACAACACGGGAAAACCACGGGTCAGAACTCCCTAcatgagcaggaggagagggagagagcgagaggagtCGCTGGAAATATACGAGAGGAAGAGCAAGAATGCCTGGTTACTGAACGAGTGTCATAG
- the nelfe gene encoding negative elongation factor E, translating into MVVFPSSLTEEEEALQKKYAKLKKKKKALLALKKQSSTNQTNQSGLKRTLSDQPVVDTATATEQAKMLIKSGAISAIKSENKNSGFKRSRMLEIKLKDPEKGPVPAFLPFQRSFSTEEEQPESGKRSHRKSLYESFVTSSNRYRDEDDGGGMSSTREMDRERDRDREPDRERDREKDRDRERDRDRGRDRDRERDRERDRSRDRDRERDRERDRERDGPFRRSDSYPERRGVRKGNTVYVYGSGLAEDSLRTAFSQHGNIIDLSMDNPRNCAFITFEKMESADQAVAELNGSTVGDIHIKVSIARKQPMLDAATGKSVWASLAVQNSTKGSYRDKRNQVVYSEDFL; encoded by the exons ATGGTGGTGTTTCCAAGTTCCCTGacggaggaagaggaggcccTGCAAAAGAAATATGCGAAACTTAAGAAAAAG AAAAAGGCGCTGCTTGCCTTGAAGAAGCAGAGTTCAACCAACCAGACAAACCAGAGTGGTTTGAAACGGA CTTTGTCGGACCAGCCTGTTGTTGACACTGCAACAGCAACAGAGCAAGCAAAGATGTTGATCAAGTCAGGTGCCATCAGTGCCATCAAATCGGAGAACAAGAACTCTGGCTTTAAACGCTCTCGAATGCTGGAAATCAAACTCAAG GACCCTGAGAAAGGCCCAGTTCCTGCTTTCTTACCTTTCCAAAGGAGTTTCTCTACAGAGGAAGAACAACCTGAG tCTGGGAAGAGATCCCACAGGAAATCTCTTTATGAGAG CTTCGTCACTTCAAGCAACCGTTACCGGGATGAGGATGACGGAGGCGGCATGTCATCAACCCGTGAAATGGACAGAGAGCGAGACCGCGACCGAGAGCCAGATAGAGAGCGGGACAGAGAAAAAGACCGGGACCGGGAAAGGGAtagagacagaggcagagacagagaccgGGAacgagacagagaaagagatcgAAGCAGAGACAGGGATCGAGAGCGCGACAGAGAAcgtgacagagaaagagatggacCGTTCAGAC GGTCAGATTCATACCCAGAGCGGAGAGGGGTGCGAAAGGGGAATACGGTGTATGTTTATGGCTCTGGGCTCGCAGAGGACAGCCTGCGCACTGCTTTTTCTCAACATGGAAACATCATCGACCTCTCCATGGATAACCCACGCAA TTGCGCATTTATCACATTTGAAAAGATGGAGTCTGCAGACCAGGCTGTAGCTGAG ttGAATGGAAGCACGGTTGGAGACATTCACATCAAAGTCAGCATCGCCAGGAAGCAGCCCATGCTGGATGCTGCCACTGGCAAATCTGTGTGGGCTTCACTGG CTGTGCAGAACAGCACCAAAGGCTCCTACAGGGACAAGAGGAACCAAGTCGTGTACAGTGAAGATTTCCTGTGA
- the skiv2l gene encoding helicase SKI2W has translation MDKIDMPPMGPMDLPLSLLEMGCSGRFELITHPMPGQPLPPQSTLPHGLPPTSLSLETEVKKQFLWDPAWLPIHDTDFAFQKFLKVTKREVNVDSLLNCTPSPLHSGLSVVRDPTTGMLLDFTEVLLENTGLSAKNSLSFQRQPGPPSESLRGSNTNYPFLPGGMEELSLDQIQKKSQLEEDIDFENDLLKVPPGLKAGMDFTDKDAKIAKAEVNLMSLLSTLDDIADLQLEEEEKVEGKGSEEAPKLPRTNSLEDLGIKDAVSSSAPPEKGRDEKSKPNENPEENKKWAIPVNITAPCDDFYKRIPNPAFKWPFELDVFQKQAVLRLEAHDSVFVAAHTSAGKTVVAEYAIALSQKHMTRTIYTSPIKALSNQKFRDFKNTFGDVGLLTGDVQISPESSCLIMTTEILRSMLYNGSEVIRDLEWVIFDEVHYINDAERGVVWEEVLIMLPDHVSIILLSATVPNALEFSEWIGRIKKRHIYVISTMKRPVPLEHYLYTGNSTKTQKEMFLLVDAVGNFLTKGYYAAVDAKKERTSKHAQSFGSKNTSHTSSSQDRAVWLTLLHFLSQRQQTPVVAFTFSRTRCDENARSLDSMDLTTSVEKAEIHSFFQKSLSRLRGGDRQLPQILLMRGLLKRGIAVHHSGILPILKEVIEMLFSRGLVKVLFATETFAMGVNMPARTVVFDSIRKHDGTGFRNLLPGEYIQMAGRAGRRGLDATGTVIILCKAGVHEMADLHVMMLGKPTVLQSQFRLTYTMILNLLRVEALRVTDMMRRSFSENHRDTQANEKRISQLKQMLSSLPPLDTEGQLSDLLPYYHTVTELRTTTEALQRAVLESVNGLKALSVGRVVLVNNKQHLNALGVILQVSNDSVNRTFTALILCEKGNEEGEGKGNNSNAFAHLYNTALFIPEGPCSHTVQKLKLQDISAITVKTLKVIPERIIDNYNKRQQPRFRLDPPGQAISTATQELLRLAEASPGGIASLDPVNDLQLKSMAVVEDSMRLRVLQDSLREFNCIHSPTFAEQFARVKERMSVQEELDRLLFLVSDQSLSLLPEYHQRIKVLQSLQYIDSSGAVQLKGRVACQISSHELLLTELLFENVLSPLAPEESAALLSCLVFTQNTQVEPHITNTLQEGIDRVLSVAKRIGELQRDCGIPQTAEEFVGQFKFGLTEVVYCWARGMPFAEIAQLTDVQEGTVVRCIQRLDEVLKEVRQAARIVGDSVLGSKMERASLAVRRDIVFTASLYTH, from the exons ATGGACAAAATAG ataTGCCCCCTATGGGCCCCATGGACCTGCCGCTGTCCCTGCTGGAGATGGGATGCTCTGGCAGGTTTGAACTAATCACACACCCAATGCCTGGCCAGCCTTTGCCTCCACAGAGCACG CTCCCCCATGGGCTTCCTCCCACCAGCCTCAGCCTGGAGACAGAAGTAAAGAAACAGTTTTTATGGGACCCTGCCTGGCTTCCTATACACGACACAGACTTTGCCTTCCAGAAGTTTCTCAA GGTGACTAAGAGAGAGGTTAATGTCGACTCTCTACTCAACTGCACTCCGTCTCCACTTCACTCTGGTCTCTCTGTTGTAAGAGATCCAACCACAGGGATGCTGCTGGACTTCACAGAG gTGTTACTGGAGAACACGGGCCTGTCAGCAAAGAACTCCCTTTCATTTCAACGCCAACCCGGGCCACCTTCAGAGAGCCTTCGAGGAAGTAACACCAACTACCCCTTCCTCCCCG GAGGAATGGAGGAGCTTAGTCTGGACCAAATCCAGAAGAAATCTCAGCTGGAGGAGGACATAGACTTTGAGAATG ATTTACTCAAAGTCCCACCTGGACTTAAAGCTGGGATGGACTTCACTGACAAAG ATGCCAAGATAGCAAAGGCAGAGGTCAACCTCATGTCCCTCCTGTCAACATTGGATGACATCGCTGATTTGCAActtgaggaagaggagaaagtaGAAGGCAAAGGAAGTGAAGAAGCTCCCAAACTACCCAGAACAAACAGCCTTGAAGACCTGGGCATCAAG GATGCTGTGTCATCTTCGGCTCCCCCAGAGAAAGGAAGAGATGAGAAATCAAAGCCAAATGAGAACccagaggaaaataaaaaatgggcCATCCCTGTCAACATAACTGCACCCTGCGATGATTTCTATAAACGCATCCCCAACCCAGCTTTCAAG TGGCCGTTTGAACTGGATGTTTTCCAGAAACAGGCTGTGTTGCGGCTGGAGGCTCACGACTCTGTATTTGTAGCCGCGCACACATCAGCTGGCAAAACAGTGGTGGCCGAATACGCCATCGCTCTGtcacagaaacacatgacaaG GACCATCTACACATCTCCTATCAAAGCCCTGTCCAATCAGAAGTTCAGAGACTTTAAGAACACCTTTGGAGACGTTGGACTCCTGACGGGTGATGTCCAGATCAGTCCTGAATCTTCATGTCTCATCATGACTACAGAGATCCTCAG GTCTATGCTTTACAACGGCTCCGAGGTCATCAGAGACTTGGAGTGGGTAATCTTTGACGAGGTTCACTACATCAACGATGCTGAG AGAGGGGTTGTGTGGGAGGAGGTTTTGATTATGCTTCCCGATCACGTCAGTATCATTCTCCTTAGCGCCACAGTGCCAAATGCTCTGGAGTTTAGCGAGTGGATCGG TCGTATAAAGAAGAGGCATATTTACGTGATCAGCACAATGAAGAGACCTGTGCCTTTGGAGCATTATCTCTACACTGGAAACAGCACCAAGACTCAGAAAGAGATGTTCCTGCTGGTGGATGCTGTGGGCAACTTCCTCACTAAAGg gtaCTATGCAGCTGTCGATGCCAAGAAGGAGCGCACCAGCAAACATGCCCAATCATTTGGTTCGAAAAATACTTCTCACACCTCATCGAGTCAG GACCGAGCGGTGTGGCTCACACTCTTGCACTTCCTGTCCCAGCGGCAGCAGACGCCTGTGGTTGCGTTCACCTTCTCTCGGACGCGGTGTGACGAGAACGCCCGCTCGCTGGACTCCATGGACCTGACCACCTCCGTAGAGAAGGCCGAGATCCACTCTTTCTTCCAGAAGAGTCTGAGTCGCCTCCGAGGAGGAGACCGACAGCTGCCTCAG ATCTTGCTCATGAGGGGACTGTTGAAGAGGGGGATAGCAGTCCATCACAGCGGGATCCTGCCGATACTGAAGGAGGTCATTGAGATGCTCTTTTCACGCGGTCTCGTAAAG GTGCTGTTTGCCACCGAGACATTTGCAATGGGAGTGAACATGCCTGCCAGGACTGTGGTGTTCGACAGTATCAGGAAACACGACGGGACCGGCTTTAGAAATCTGCTGCCAG GTGAATATATTCAGATGGCGGGCAGAGCGGGCAGGAGAGGTCTGGACGCCACAGGCACCGTCATCATTCTGTGTAAAGCTGGAGTTCACGAGATGGCAGATCTGCATGTCATGATGCTG GGTAAACCTACCGTGCTCCAGTCCCAGTTCAGACTGACCTACACTATGATCCTCAACCTGCTGCGAGTCGAAGCCCTCCGTGTGACCGACATGATGAGGAGGAGCTTTTCGGAAAACCACCGGGACACTCAG GCTAATGAGAAGAGGATAAGCCAGCTGAAGCAGATGTTGTCCTCTCTACCTCCCCTGGACACAGAAGGCCAGCTGTCTGACCTGCTGCCTTACTACCACACAGTGACGGAGCTTCGAACCACCACTGAAGCCCTTCAg CGTGCTGTCCTAGAGTCTGTCAACGGGCTGAAAGCTCTGTCTGTGGGACGAGTTGTGTTGGTTAACAACAAACAGCATCTCAATGCCCTGGGAGTTATCCTACAG GTGTCCAATGACTCTGTGAATCGCACCTTCACAGCTCTCATCTTGTGTGAGAAGGGAAACGAGGAAGGGGAAGGAAAAGGCAACAACAGCAATGCTTTTGCTCACCTCTACAACACAGCCCTCTTCATACCTGAAG GCCCTTGCAGCCACACGGTGCAGAAGCTGAAGCTTCAGGACATCTCAGCCATCACAGTGAAAACCCTCAAAGTAATTCCAGAGAGGATCATCGACAACTACAACAAGAGGCAACAGCCACGATTCAG GCTTGACCCTCCCGGCCAAGCCATCTCCACGGCGACCCAAGAGCTCCTGCGATTGGCCGAGGCCAGCCCCGGCGGCATTGCAAGCCTCGACCCCGTGAACGACCTCCAGTTGAAGAGTATGGCTGTGGTGGAGGACTCCATGAGGCTCCGTGTGCTGCAGGACAGCCTAAGAGAGTTCAACTGCATCCACTCGCCCACTTTTGCagagcag tttgcTCGGGTTAAGGAGAGGATGAGTGtgcaggaggagctggaccGGCTGCTGTTCCTGGTGTCAGACcagtctctgtctctgctgcctGAATACCACCAGAGGATCAAG GTGCTGCAGTCGCTCCAGTATAtcgacagcagcggggcagtGCAGTTGAAAGGCCGTGTAGCCTGTCAGATCAGCAGCCACGAGCTGCTGCTGACCGAGCTGCTGTTCGAGAATGTCCTGAGCCCGCTGGCGCCGGAGGAGAGCGCCGCCCTGCTGTCCTGTCTGGTCttcacacagaacacacaggtGGAGCCGCATATTACCAACACACTGCAGGAG ggTATTGATCGGGTGCTGTCAGTGGCCAAGCGCATCGGAGAGCTGCAGAGGGATTGTGGGATACCACAGACAGCTGAGGAGTTTGTTGGCCAGTTCAAGTTTGGCTTGACAGAGGTGGTGTACTGCTGGGCCAGAGGCATG CCGTTTGCAGAGATCGCCCAGCTGACAGACGTCCAGGAGGGCACGGTGGTCCGCTGCATCCAGCGCCTTGACGAGGTGCTGAAGGAGGTGCGACAAGCCGCCCGCATCGTGGGAGACTCCGTCCTGGGGAGCAAGATGGAGAGGGCCTCCCTGGCTGTCCGCAGGGACATTGTCTTCACCGCCTCCCTCTACACCCACTGA